A genomic window from Bacteroidota bacterium includes:
- the mutL gene encoding DNA mismatch repair endonuclease MutL, protein MSDIIHLLPDSIANQIAAGEVIQRPASAVKELIENAVDAGATEIRLVIKDAGKTLIQVIDNGCGMSPTDARMCFERHATSKIRTTEDIFTIRTKGFRGEAMASIAAIAQVEMKTRLHDAELGTRIVIEGFEVKSQEQVQCSGGSNISVKNLFYNVPARRNFLKSNTVELKHIIDEFERVALAHPNIFFSFQHNGVEIFHLKAGNHRQRIIHLFGNSYNEKLVPVEENTSVANIRGYIGKPDSAKKTKGEQFFFVNNRYIRSPYLHHAVMSVYDDLIPESSYPLYTIFIDIDPSRIDVNVHPTKQEIKFEDERIIYTFIQAGVRHALAQYSVTPTLDFDVDNTFANLPSFYKKAEDTVSKHFSFKTIGSKMNDSPKSEKHAFPEMRTLRNDDVNQQNFIQQAELDEAPYDGITESAPSFQIHNQYIVAQIKSGFIVIDQQAAHERVLFEKYLFQLQNKKPHTQQQLFPQTLNLSSADAALLSELLADINNLGFDIQPFGKDAFVIHGVPVEFESGNEQKVVEDLLEQFKEDRSAIKLNKHNVIARSLARTNSIKRGQKLDEKGMRHLTDQLFACATPYVSPFGTLTFTSFSLEELAKQFQKNN, encoded by the coding sequence ATGTCAGATATTATTCATTTATTACCGGATTCAATAGCCAATCAGATTGCGGCGGGGGAAGTAATTCAGCGCCCGGCATCAGCAGTGAAAGAGCTCATTGAAAACGCGGTGGATGCAGGTGCAACGGAGATTAGGCTGGTGATAAAAGATGCAGGAAAAACCCTGATTCAGGTAATCGATAATGGTTGCGGAATGAGCCCTACCGATGCCAGAATGTGTTTTGAACGGCATGCAACCAGTAAAATAAGGACTACAGAAGACATTTTTACCATACGTACCAAGGGTTTCAGGGGTGAAGCCATGGCTAGTATTGCCGCTATTGCTCAGGTTGAGATGAAAACCAGGTTACACGATGCCGAATTGGGCACCAGAATCGTAATTGAAGGTTTTGAAGTAAAAAGTCAGGAACAGGTGCAATGTTCAGGAGGCAGCAATATTTCAGTTAAAAACCTGTTTTACAATGTTCCTGCCCGTCGTAACTTCTTGAAATCCAACACAGTAGAACTCAAACATATTATTGATGAGTTTGAACGTGTGGCATTAGCACATCCCAATATATTTTTTAGTTTTCAGCATAATGGTGTCGAAATATTTCATCTGAAAGCCGGCAACCACCGCCAGCGGATTATTCATTTATTTGGGAATAGTTACAATGAAAAACTGGTGCCGGTTGAAGAAAATACTTCAGTGGCAAACATCAGAGGTTATATCGGGAAGCCCGATTCTGCGAAAAAAACCAAAGGCGAGCAGTTTTTTTTCGTGAATAACCGATATATACGCAGTCCGTATCTGCATCATGCTGTTATGAGCGTTTACGACGATTTGATTCCGGAAAGCAGCTACCCCCTATATACAATATTTATAGATATCGACCCGTCTCGTATAGATGTGAACGTGCATCCCACGAAACAGGAAATAAAATTTGAAGACGAACGTATCATCTACACTTTTATTCAGGCGGGTGTACGACATGCCTTAGCGCAATACAGTGTAACCCCGACACTCGATTTTGATGTAGATAACACTTTCGCCAATTTGCCCAGTTTTTATAAAAAAGCTGAAGACACGGTTTCGAAACATTTTTCGTTCAAAACGATTGGCAGCAAGATGAATGATTCGCCTAAATCGGAAAAACATGCTTTTCCCGAAATGCGAACATTGCGCAACGATGATGTTAATCAGCAAAATTTTATTCAGCAGGCAGAGTTAGATGAAGCACCTTATGATGGCATTACAGAAAGTGCACCTTCATTTCAAATTCACAATCAATATATTGTTGCTCAAATAAAATCAGGATTTATTGTAATTGATCAGCAGGCAGCACACGAGCGTGTGTTGTTTGAAAAATATTTATTTCAACTGCAAAACAAAAAACCACATACACAGCAACAATTATTTCCACAAACATTAAATTTATCATCAGCCGATGCAGCTTTATTAAGTGAACTTTTAGCAGATATAAATAATTTAGGATTTGATATACAACCATTTGGGAAAGATGCGTTTGTAATTCACGGTGTTCCGGTAGAATTTGAATCAGGTAATGAACAAAAAGTGGTAGAAGACTTGTTAGAACAGTTTAAAGAGGATCGTTCAGCGATTAAATTGAATAAACACAATGTAATTGCCCGTTCACTGGCAAGAACAAACAGTATTAAACGCGGACAAAAACTGGATGAAAAAGGGATGCGGCATTTAACCGACCAGTTGTTTGCCTGCGCAACACCTTATGTTTCGCCATTTGGCACTTTAACATTTACCAGTTTTTCATTGGAAGAATTAGCAAAACAGTTTCAGAAAAATAATTAA
- a CDS encoding serine hydrolase yields MYIKSLLILLFTFGFASASFQSQAPEKDVEHKIPYFDQNYPWVDSLMQVMTIDQKIGQLFMVAAYSNKDAAHVKEVETLIKKYQLGGLIFMQGGPARQVKLTNNYQSMSKVPLLIAMDAEWGPAMRLDSVISFQRQLTWGAMNNDSTVYEVGTIIAQQLKRLGVHVNFAPDIDINNNYKNPVIGDRAFGEDKYNVALKGLMYMNALQDNHILACGKHFPGHGDVDADSHVTMPVVNHSYQHLDSLEFYPFKILMNEGLGSVMLAHLFVPALDNTENSAASISQKIGTGILRDSLGFRGLVFSDALNMKGVSSYFKPGELEVKAFLAGNDFLLFSENVPVAFEAIKAAVANGTISEQRLDESVRRILKAKAFAGLDNYKPVNVTNITFDLNTTEATLVKRKITENSITLANAVDSLIPFKKLDTLSIGCVSVSNGNKTTFQEYLSKYGKVDNFQINKDADAAAYIQMYEKLKKYDVVIVGIHDMKRARSSNYGITSQTENLVWKLSLVTKTAAVVFGIPYALEKVDAAQYHIVAYDDDNYTQQATAMALFGAIPFDGKLPVGIGDFKVNDGMQTGYLNRLKYTIPEELGINSERMSRIDSLAKACIQVEAAPGLQILVAKNGKIIWDKAYGYYKYDKKTKVETSSIYDLASVTKTSATTMMLMQLHEQGLLDLTKTVADYLPDTKGTNIAGLKMQDILTHQSGLPAWVPFYKKTLLADGTPDPGYYSQTKIAGYTTLVADNLYMRDDYQDTIWQKIKDITLKEKNKYVYSDLGLYISRRVAEQLTGQRLDNYVYNHFYNALGMTTTCFNPLTIFPRTQIVPTENDNYFRYQTVQGYVHDMGAAMMGGVEGHAGLFSNAEDLVKLYQMLLNGGEYGGERYFKEETINLWTKKQSGISRRGIAFDKPDMENTSPCSGYASAQTFGHQGFTGICVWVDPKYDLVYLFLSNRVQPKADPNRLSTEGIRNKVMDVIYESIFAADVHGGAASD; encoded by the coding sequence GTGTATATAAAATCACTCCTCATACTCTTATTTACTTTCGGATTTGCATCAGCATCTTTTCAAAGTCAGGCTCCTGAAAAAGATGTTGAACATAAAATTCCGTACTTCGACCAAAATTATCCTTGGGTTGATTCCTTAATGCAGGTGATGACTATCGACCAAAAGATTGGTCAGCTTTTTATGGTTGCAGCATACTCAAATAAAGATGCGGCGCATGTAAAAGAGGTTGAAACGCTCATAAAAAAGTATCAGCTCGGTGGTCTCATTTTTATGCAAGGTGGTCCTGCACGTCAGGTTAAACTGACCAACAATTATCAGAGTATGTCGAAAGTGCCACTGTTAATTGCCATGGATGCAGAATGGGGGCCTGCTATGCGTTTGGATTCCGTTATTTCATTTCAGCGTCAACTTACCTGGGGCGCCATGAATAATGATTCAACTGTGTATGAAGTAGGAACTATAATTGCACAACAATTAAAAAGACTTGGCGTGCATGTCAATTTTGCACCGGATATTGATATTAATAACAATTATAAAAATCCAGTAATTGGTGACCGCGCGTTTGGAGAAGATAAATATAATGTTGCTTTAAAGGGGTTGATGTACATGAATGCATTGCAGGATAATCATATTCTTGCATGTGGTAAACATTTTCCGGGACATGGCGATGTTGATGCAGATAGTCATGTTACGATGCCGGTTGTGAATCATAGCTACCAACATTTAGATTCATTAGAATTTTATCCATTTAAAATTTTAATGAACGAAGGTTTGGGTTCAGTAATGCTTGCACATTTATTTGTTCCTGCTTTAGATAATACTGAAAATAGCGCAGCATCAATTTCCCAAAAAATTGGTACCGGAATTTTACGCGACTCACTTGGATTTCGCGGATTGGTTTTTAGTGATGCGCTAAATATGAAAGGCGTGAGCAGTTATTTTAAACCCGGTGAATTAGAAGTAAAAGCTTTTTTAGCAGGTAACGATTTTTTATTATTCAGTGAAAATGTTCCTGTTGCGTTTGAAGCAATAAAAGCTGCAGTTGCAAACGGAACAATTTCTGAGCAACGTTTAGATGAAAGTGTTCGCCGTATTTTAAAAGCAAAAGCATTTGCAGGTTTAGATAATTATAAACCGGTTAATGTAACCAATATTACCTTCGATTTAAATACAACTGAAGCCACGTTAGTAAAAAGAAAAATTACGGAAAACAGTATCACACTGGCAAATGCTGTTGATAGTTTAATTCCGTTTAAAAAATTAGATACTTTATCTATTGGATGTGTAAGTGTTAGCAATGGCAACAAAACTACTTTTCAGGAATATTTAAGTAAATATGGAAAAGTAGATAATTTTCAAATAAATAAAGATGCGGATGCCGCAGCATACATTCAAATGTATGAAAAATTAAAAAAGTATGATGTGGTAATAGTTGGCATCCACGACATGAAACGTGCACGTTCAAGTAATTATGGAATTACCTCTCAAACAGAAAATTTAGTTTGGAAATTATCGCTGGTAACAAAAACTGCAGCAGTAGTATTTGGTATTCCTTATGCATTGGAAAAAGTAGATGCTGCCCAATATCATATTGTTGCTTACGATGATGATAATTATACCCAGCAAGCCACAGCCATGGCTCTTTTTGGTGCCATTCCGTTTGATGGAAAATTACCTGTTGGTATTGGCGATTTCAAAGTTAATGATGGTATGCAAACCGGTTATTTAAATCGGTTAAAATATACAATTCCTGAAGAGTTAGGAATTAATTCTGAACGTATGTCACGTATCGATAGTTTGGCCAAAGCATGTATACAAGTTGAAGCAGCACCGGGATTACAAATTTTGGTTGCAAAAAATGGTAAAATAATTTGGGATAAAGCATACGGTTATTATAAATACGACAAAAAAACAAAAGTTGAAACAAGCAGTATTTATGATCTTGCCAGTGTAACAAAAACTTCTGCAACAACCATGATGTTAATGCAATTGCATGAACAAGGTTTACTCGATTTAACGAAAACTGTTGCCGATTATTTACCGGATACCAAAGGAACAAATATAGCAGGATTAAAAATGCAGGATATTTTAACACACCAGTCCGGATTACCTGCATGGGTGCCTTTTTATAAAAAAACATTATTGGCAGATGGCACTCCGGATCCCGGATATTACAGTCAGACAAAAATTGCCGGATATACTACACTTGTTGCTGATAATTTATACATGCGTGATGATTATCAGGATACCATCTGGCAAAAAATAAAAGATATTACACTGAAAGAAAAAAATAAATACGTTTACAGCGATTTAGGATTATACATTTCACGCCGTGTTGCAGAACAACTAACCGGTCAGCGTTTAGATAATTATGTTTATAACCATTTTTATAATGCGCTTGGTATGACGACTACTTGTTTTAATCCACTGACAATTTTTCCACGTACACAAATTGTTCCAACAGAAAACGATAATTATTTCCGCTATCAAACAGTGCAGGGATATGTTCATGATATGGGTGCTGCAATGATGGGTGGGGTAGAAGGTCATGCTGGATTATTTTCAAATGCTGAAGACCTGGTGAAACTTTATCAAATGTTATTAAATGGTGGTGAATATGGTGGAGAAAGATATTTTAAAGAAGAAACAATTAATCTCTGGACAAAAAAACAAAGTGGTATTTCGCGCAGAGGTATAGCATTCGATAAACCTGATATGGAAAATACATCACCATGCAGCGGATATGCATCTGCACAAACATTCGGTCATCAGGGTTTTACAGGAATTTGTGTTTGGGTAGATCCTAAATACGATTTAGTTTATCTCTTCCTCAGCAATCGCGTTCAACCCAAAGCTGACCCAAACCGATTAAGTACGGAAGGTATCAGAAATAAAGTAATGGACGTGATTTACGAATCAATTTTTGCTGCAGATGTTCACGGTGGAGCTGCGTCGGATTAA
- the bshA gene encoding N-acetyl-alpha-D-glucosaminyl L-malate synthase BshA — translation MKIGIVCYPTYGGSGVIATELGKALADKGYKVHFITYKQPFRLDSFHENIFFHEVNFSNYPLFEYPPYETALASKIVDVALFEKLDLLHVHYAIPHASAAYIAKQILKEKNYHLPFITTLHGTDITLVGKDETFIPVVTFSINQSDGITSVSQSLKDETYQNFEITKDIEVIPNFIDFSRFKKLDKEHFRKVIAKNGEKIIVHTSNFRKVKRVEDVVKVFCKIKEAIPAKLLLVGDGPERQNVEKLTRQVCMEDDVYFLGKQEAVEELLAIADLFVLPSETESFGLAALEAMACEVPVISTNTGGIPEINVQGVTGYLSNVGDVDDMAANAIKILSDEATLMQFRKNAIKQANKFSLDNILPLYEAYYKKVVNVKI, via the coding sequence ATGAAAATCGGAATTGTTTGTTACCCAACCTATGGTGGTAGCGGTGTTATTGCAACAGAACTCGGCAAAGCGCTGGCAGATAAGGGATATAAAGTACATTTTATCACCTATAAGCAACCCTTCCGGTTGGATTCATTTCACGAAAACATTTTTTTTCATGAAGTAAATTTTAGTAATTATCCCCTGTTTGAATATCCACCTTATGAAACTGCACTAGCCAGTAAAATTGTAGATGTTGCTTTATTTGAAAAACTGGATTTGCTACATGTACATTATGCTATTCCACATGCAAGTGCCGCTTATATTGCTAAACAAATTTTAAAGGAAAAAAATTATCACCTGCCATTTATCACAACCCTGCATGGAACGGATATTACTTTAGTTGGGAAAGATGAAACTTTTATTCCGGTAGTAACTTTTTCTATTAATCAAAGTGATGGTATAACTTCAGTTTCACAAAGTTTGAAAGATGAAACTTATCAGAATTTTGAAATAACAAAAGATATTGAAGTAATTCCCAACTTTATTGATTTCAGCAGGTTTAAAAAATTAGATAAAGAGCATTTCAGAAAAGTAATTGCAAAAAACGGAGAAAAAATTATTGTGCACACTTCCAATTTCCGCAAGGTAAAACGGGTTGAAGATGTGGTAAAAGTTTTTTGTAAAATAAAAGAAGCTATTCCCGCAAAATTATTATTAGTTGGCGACGGACCTGAACGACAAAACGTTGAAAAATTAACACGTCAGGTTTGTATGGAAGATGATGTTTATTTTTTAGGAAAACAGGAGGCTGTTGAAGAATTATTAGCCATAGCCGATTTATTTGTTTTACCATCAGAAACAGAAAGTTTTGGACTTGCTGCACTTGAAGCAATGGCTTGTGAAGTGCCAGTAATTTCAACCAACACCGGTGGTATTCCTGAAATTAATGTGCAGGGTGTTACGGGTTATTTAAGTAATGTAGGCGATGTAGATGATATGGCAGCCAATGCAATTAAAATATTAAGCGACGAAGCTACTTTAATGCAATTCAGAAAAAATGCAATAAAACAAGCGAATAAATTTTCGCTGGATAATATTCTTCCGCTGTATGAGGCTTATTATAAAAAGGTAGTTAATGTAAAGATTTAA
- a CDS encoding GatB/YqeY domain-containing protein gives MSIFDQVNEGIKNAMKNKEEATLRALRGVKSALLLAKTEKGAADELSEEKEIQVLQKLVKQRKESLEIYTAQNRADLAAVESEEITVIEKFLPKQMDEAEVRGILQNIIVTVGASGPQDMGKVMGVATKQLAGKADGKLISTLVKELLAS, from the coding sequence ATGTCGATTTTTGATCAGGTAAATGAAGGCATTAAAAATGCCATGAAAAATAAAGAAGAAGCAACTTTACGTGCACTGCGCGGCGTTAAGTCTGCACTGCTATTAGCAAAAACTGAAAAAGGTGCTGCCGACGAACTAAGCGAAGAAAAAGAAATTCAGGTTCTGCAAAAATTAGTAAAACAACGCAAAGAAAGTCTCGAAATTTACACCGCTCAAAACCGTGCCGACCTTGCTGCAGTTGAATCGGAAGAAATTACCGTAATCGAAAAATTCCTGCCGAAACAAATGGATGAAGCGGAAGTGCGTGGTATTTTGCAAAATATTATAGTAACAGTTGGTGCAAGTGGTCCGCAAGATATGGGTAAAGTAATGGGTGTAGCTACAAAACAATTAGCCGGAAAAGCAGATGGTAAATTAATTTCCACCCTGGTGAAAGAATTACTTGCTTCTTAA
- a CDS encoding CvpA family protein, translating to MIIDIIFFIVLLLALINGFRKGIIHSIVSLLALIIGIIAAVRLSELAAVYIDRWFNVASRYLPLISFIVVFIGIYLLFRLLEQVLEGFFKMIKLNFINQCAGALVWGLIWTMFYSTVLFYINNMELFADETKKDSFVFEKIEPLAPKTIELVGKVIPPVKNVFNTMEIWFDEFKMNHQTEAEQ from the coding sequence ATGATAATCGACATCATTTTCTTTATCGTTTTATTATTGGCCTTGATTAATGGTTTTCGCAAGGGGATTATTCATTCAATAGTTTCTTTACTTGCATTAATTATTGGCATTATAGCAGCAGTTCGCCTGAGTGAACTAGCGGCGGTGTATATCGACAGGTGGTTTAATGTTGCTTCGCGCTATCTTCCGCTGATTTCTTTTATTGTGGTGTTTATTGGCATTTATTTATTATTCCGATTGCTGGAACAAGTGCTGGAAGGTTTCTTTAAAATGATAAAACTCAATTTTATCAATCAGTGCGCCGGTGCTTTGGTTTGGGGATTAATCTGGACCATGTTTTATTCAACAGTGTTGTTTTATATTAATAATATGGAATTGTTTGCAGATGAAACAAAAAAAGATTCCTTCGTATTTGAAAAAATTGAACCACTTGCTCCAAAAACAATTGAACTGGTTGGGAAAGTAATTCCGCCCGTAAAAAATGTATTTAATACAATGGAAATCTGGTTCGATGAATTTAAAATGAATCATCAGACCGAAGCCGAACAATGA
- a CDS encoding aminodeoxychorismate/anthranilate synthase component II, with translation MKILLLDNYDSFTYNLFDYLSQCGADVLVKRNDAISVNEVKSLPIKAIVISPGPKRPEDAGISMDLIHHFHATLPILGVCLGYQALGAYFGASVVRSPLPQHGKTSQIEHNALGLFKNIPSPTTVMRYHSLNIAEIPAILNITASTTLTGEPMALQHKNLPLCGVQFHPESIQTPCGMQLLTNWLDSIPH, from the coding sequence ATGAAAATTTTATTGCTCGACAATTACGATTCTTTTACCTATAATCTATTTGATTATTTATCGCAGTGTGGCGCAGATGTGCTGGTTAAGCGCAATGATGCCATTTCGGTTAATGAAGTAAAATCCCTCCCCATAAAAGCAATTGTTATTTCGCCGGGCCCAAAACGACCTGAAGATGCCGGAATTTCCATGGATTTGATTCACCATTTCCACGCCACCCTGCCCATTTTGGGGGTATGTCTCGGCTATCAGGCTCTGGGAGCGTATTTTGGGGCATCGGTTGTCCGCTCACCCCTTCCGCAGCATGGAAAAACCTCCCAAATTGAACATAATGCCCTTGGTTTGTTTAAAAATATTCCTTCCCCAACAACAGTAATGCGCTATCATAGCCTGAATATTGCGGAAATCCCTGCTATTTTGAACATTACGGCCTCCACTACCTTAACGGGGGAGCCAATGGCGCTGCAACATAAAAATTTGCCATTATGTGGGGTGCAATTCCATCCTGAAAGCATCCAAACACCTTGTGGTATGCAGCTTTTGACCAACTGGCTGGACAGTATACCCCATTGA
- a CDS encoding alpha/beta hydrolase, whose protein sequence is MNHTIIEENGFKYVEEGEGEVLMLLHGLFGALSNFYDIIEGFKHTHKVVIPILPLYDLPIEETTVGGYVNYVERFVAYKNYNKVIVLGNSLGGHIALIYALANQDKIRGVVLTGSSGLFESAMGDSYPKRGDYDYIKKKAELTFYDPKFASKELVDELFDIVNDRNKVIRVLATAKSAIRQNLAEEVSKITAPTLLIWGNNDTITPPFVGEEFHKLIPNSQLFFIDKCGHAPMMEQPEEFNRYLGKFLNEIK, encoded by the coding sequence ATGAATCACACGATAATTGAAGAAAACGGATTTAAGTATGTAGAAGAAGGCGAGGGCGAAGTGCTGATGTTACTGCACGGATTGTTTGGTGCCCTGAGTAACTTTTACGATATCATCGAAGGTTTTAAACACACACATAAAGTTGTAATCCCGATACTGCCACTGTACGATTTGCCAATAGAAGAAACTACAGTTGGCGGGTATGTGAATTATGTGGAGCGTTTTGTCGCTTACAAAAATTACAATAAGGTAATTGTGCTCGGTAACTCACTGGGCGGACATATTGCGCTTATTTACGCTTTAGCAAACCAAGATAAAATTCGCGGTGTTGTATTAACAGGAAGCTCCGGTTTGTTTGAAAGTGCAATGGGCGACAGCTATCCAAAACGCGGCGATTACGATTATATCAAGAAAAAAGCAGAACTCACTTTTTACGACCCGAAATTTGCTTCGAAAGAACTGGTTGACGAGTTGTTTGATATAGTGAACGATAGAAATAAGGTTATTCGCGTGCTGGCAACCGCAAAAAGTGCCATCCGCCAAAATCTGGCAGAAGAAGTGTCGAAAATTACGGCACCAACCTTGCTTATTTGGGGTAATAACGATACAATAACCCCACCGTTTGTAGGTGAAGAATTTCATAAGCTGATTCCAAATTCGCAATTATTTTTTATCGATAAATGCGGACATGCACCGATGATGGAACAACCTGAGGAATTTAATCGTTATTTGGGTAAGTTCCTAAACGAAATTAAATAA
- a CDS encoding CBS domain-containing protein gives MLAKDIISENIPPLKIKDTGAKAIEWMYEFKLSHLPLVDHQNYIGLVSEEDILDFNDTHEQLGKFLKNLYKPFVKDTEHIYEVLRVAANLKTTVIPVIDSEQHYLGLITLQSLLYNFAKMSSISEPGGVIIIELNNKTDYVLSDIARIVEGNDAHILSLYFNVEADSGKHAVTIKVDSTEIKHIVATFERYQYQVKAYFQESDMVEIIKDRYDSLMNYLNI, from the coding sequence GTGCTGGCAAAAGACATCATATCTGAAAATATTCCTCCGCTAAAAATAAAAGATACCGGTGCTAAAGCCATTGAGTGGATGTATGAATTTAAACTTTCACATCTTCCTTTAGTCGACCACCAAAATTATATTGGGTTAGTTAGTGAAGAAGATATTCTTGATTTTAATGATACACATGAGCAACTCGGCAAATTTCTAAAAAATTTGTACAAACCTTTTGTAAAAGATACCGAACATATTTACGAAGTATTACGTGTTGCCGCAAATTTAAAAACAACTGTTATTCCGGTAATTGATAGTGAACAACATTATCTCGGATTAATTACACTCCAGAGTTTATTATACAATTTCGCAAAAATGAGTTCCATCAGCGAACCGGGTGGTGTTATTATTATTGAATTAAATAATAAAACTGATTATGTGTTAAGCGATATCGCACGAATTGTAGAAGGTAACGATGCACATATTCTCAGTTTATATTTTAATGTGGAAGCCGATTCGGGTAAACATGCCGTTACTATTAAGGTTGACAGCACTGAAATAAAACATATTGTTGCCACCTTCGAACGATATCAATACCAGGTGAAAGCTTATTTTCAGGAATCAGATATGGTTGAAATTATTAAAGACCGTTACGATTCACTCATGAATTACCTCAATATATAA
- a CDS encoding NAD kinase, producing MQVAIYGRLIKKDALPYVQQLFDLLYNRNIKFLIHEDYFPHLINNIQFKDQPEIFYEKDKHKIGSIDFMFSVGGDGTLLDTITIVKDTNVPIVGINIGRLGFLASIGKDGISDMIDALEQGTFTLDERSLIHLDSNIPDLFGGDNFALNEFTIHKKDSSAMITIHTYINGEFLMSYWADGLIVSTPTGSTGYSLSCGGPIIFPTSENFVITPVAPHNLNIRPIVVSDESVISFEIEGRSDHFLVTLDSRFESVDASVQLAVRKENFTIALIRPNEQNFLDTLRNKLGLGVDQRN from the coding sequence ATGCAGGTTGCAATTTATGGTCGTTTAATAAAAAAAGATGCCTTGCCTTATGTGCAGCAACTTTTTGATTTATTATACAATCGTAATATTAAATTTTTAATTCATGAAGATTATTTTCCGCACTTAATTAATAATATTCAATTTAAAGATCAGCCTGAAATATTTTATGAAAAAGATAAACATAAAATAGGTTCAATTGACTTTATGTTTAGTGTTGGGGGAGATGGTACTTTACTCGACACCATTACCATTGTAAAAGACACCAACGTACCTATCGTTGGCATCAACATTGGTCGATTGGGTTTTTTAGCCAGTATTGGTAAAGATGGTATTTCCGATATGATTGATGCCCTGGAGCAAGGCACATTTACCTTAGATGAACGTTCATTAATTCACCTCGATTCAAATATTCCTGATTTATTTGGGGGAGATAATTTTGCGCTCAACGAATTTACCATTCACAAAAAAGATTCATCAGCAATGATTACCATTCACACTTATATCAATGGTGAATTTTTGATGAGTTATTGGGCAGATGGTCTCATCGTTTCAACGCCAACAGGTTCTACAGGATATTCATTAAGTTGCGGCGGTCCAATTATTTTCCCTACTTCCGAAAATTTTGTAATCACACCTGTTGCTCCACATAATTTAAATATTCGCCCAATTGTAGTTTCTGATGAATCAGTTATCAGCTTCGAAATTGAAGGACGCAGCGATCACTTTTTAGTCACCCTCGACAGCCGCTTCGAATCGGTTGATGCCTCGGTGCAACTCGCTGTTCGCAAAGAAAATTTTACTATAGCCTTAATTCGCCCCAACGAACAAAACTTTCTCGATACCCTACGCAACAAGCTAGGGCTTGGTGTTGATCAAAGGAATTGA